The following proteins come from a genomic window of Pyxidicoccus sp. MSG2:
- a CDS encoding 3-hydroxyacyl-CoA dehydrogenase/enoyl-CoA hydratase family protein, whose amino-acid sequence MTTRIRKVAVLGAGVMGSGIAAHLANSGVRALLLDIVPPKANPGEDTSSKAFRNKFAAGALANMRKQKPSPIVSEQVFSNIEVGNFDDDLARIAECDWVVEVVKEDLAVKQSLFERVEKHARKGTIISSNTSGMSIVGMTEGRGADFKKNFLVTHFFNPVRYMKLLELVAGKDTDPEVLKTLHRFGEEVLGKGIVYGKDTTNFIANRIGTYGMMKTIAGMGPAEMTIEEVDKLFGPPMGRPKSAVFRTTDIVGLDTFVHVAKNCYDTLTQDEEREAFRMPDFILDMVKKGILGDKSGGGFYKKQGKDIQVLDLKTMEYRAQNKVRFESLGAAKDVEDVRERVAVVLNGQDKAAKFAERITLDVMAYTSRRIPEIADDVVNVDRAMRWGYAWDLGPFESWDAYGVKKGVERMKELGLKPAKWVEDMLAAGRTSFYGVEGGKDTYWDIPTKSVKVVPENARTQRVEYLKRGNKKVAGNDSATLWDMGDGATLLEFHSKMNSIDDQIIEMMNTALDETEKNFKGLVIGNDGANFSAGANIVALLWAAKSGEFDSIKKMVKDFQSANQRMRYSPVPVVTAPFNLTLGGGSEVTMGGNAIQASAELYMGLVEVGVGLIPGGGGNMQLLRNVFGPYAAEKDFDALPFLKKVFLAIGMAKVATSAEEAREIGFLSPQDGITSNRDFLLSDAKARVLGMANAGFKAPRPTRFRLPGASGAATIDMMLYDMELNGQVSAHDRKIAQKLARVLTGGDTSPSVLVTEERLLELEAEAFLSLCGEEKTQDRLQHMIEKGKPLRN is encoded by the coding sequence GCGCACCTGGCGAACTCGGGCGTTCGCGCGCTCCTCCTGGACATCGTCCCCCCCAAGGCCAACCCGGGCGAGGACACCTCGTCCAAGGCCTTCCGCAACAAGTTCGCGGCGGGCGCGCTGGCCAACATGCGCAAGCAGAAGCCCAGCCCCATCGTCTCCGAGCAGGTCTTCTCCAACATCGAGGTGGGCAACTTCGATGACGACCTGGCCCGCATCGCCGAGTGCGACTGGGTGGTGGAGGTGGTGAAGGAGGACCTCGCCGTCAAGCAGTCCCTCTTCGAGCGCGTGGAGAAGCACGCGCGCAAGGGCACCATCATCTCCTCCAACACCTCCGGCATGTCCATTGTCGGGATGACCGAGGGCCGCGGCGCGGACTTCAAGAAGAACTTCCTCGTCACGCACTTCTTCAACCCCGTGCGCTACATGAAGCTCCTGGAGCTCGTGGCCGGCAAGGACACGGACCCGGAGGTGCTCAAGACGCTGCACCGCTTCGGTGAGGAGGTGCTCGGCAAGGGCATCGTCTACGGCAAGGACACCACCAACTTCATCGCCAACCGCATCGGCACGTACGGGATGATGAAGACCATCGCCGGCATGGGCCCCGCGGAGATGACGATTGAAGAGGTGGACAAGCTCTTCGGTCCGCCCATGGGCCGTCCCAAGTCCGCCGTCTTCCGCACCACCGACATCGTCGGCCTGGACACCTTCGTCCACGTGGCGAAGAACTGCTACGACACCCTCACCCAGGACGAGGAGCGCGAGGCGTTCCGCATGCCCGACTTCATCCTCGACATGGTGAAGAAGGGCATCCTGGGCGACAAGAGCGGCGGCGGCTTCTACAAGAAGCAGGGCAAGGACATCCAGGTCCTCGACCTCAAGACGATGGAGTACCGCGCCCAGAACAAGGTGCGCTTCGAGTCGCTGGGCGCCGCGAAGGACGTGGAGGATGTGCGCGAGCGCGTCGCCGTGGTGCTCAACGGCCAGGACAAGGCCGCGAAGTTCGCCGAGCGCATCACCCTGGACGTGATGGCCTACACCAGCCGCCGCATCCCGGAGATTGCCGACGACGTCGTCAACGTGGACCGCGCCATGCGCTGGGGCTACGCGTGGGACCTCGGGCCCTTCGAGTCGTGGGACGCCTACGGCGTGAAGAAGGGCGTGGAGCGGATGAAGGAGCTGGGCCTCAAGCCCGCGAAGTGGGTGGAGGACATGCTGGCCGCGGGCCGCACGTCCTTCTACGGCGTGGAGGGCGGCAAGGACACGTACTGGGACATCCCCACGAAGTCCGTGAAGGTGGTGCCGGAGAACGCGCGCACGCAGCGCGTGGAATACCTCAAGCGCGGCAACAAGAAGGTCGCCGGCAACGACTCCGCCACCCTGTGGGACATGGGCGACGGCGCCACGCTGCTGGAGTTCCACAGCAAGATGAACTCCATCGATGACCAGATCATCGAGATGATGAACACGGCGCTGGACGAGACGGAGAAGAACTTCAAGGGCCTGGTCATCGGCAACGACGGGGCGAACTTCTCCGCGGGCGCCAACATCGTCGCGCTGCTGTGGGCGGCCAAGAGCGGCGAGTTCGACTCCATCAAGAAGATGGTGAAGGACTTCCAGAGCGCCAACCAGCGCATGCGCTACAGCCCGGTGCCGGTGGTGACGGCGCCCTTCAACCTCACCCTGGGCGGCGGCTCCGAGGTGACGATGGGCGGCAACGCCATCCAGGCCAGCGCCGAGCTGTACATGGGCCTGGTGGAAGTGGGCGTGGGCCTCATCCCCGGCGGCGGCGGCAACATGCAGCTGCTGCGCAACGTGTTCGGCCCGTACGCGGCGGAGAAGGACTTCGACGCGCTGCCCTTCCTGAAGAAGGTGTTCCTGGCCATCGGCATGGCCAAGGTCGCCACCAGCGCCGAGGAGGCCCGGGAGATTGGCTTCCTGTCGCCGCAGGACGGAATCACGTCCAACCGCGACTTCCTCCTGTCGGATGCGAAGGCGCGCGTGCTGGGCATGGCCAACGCGGGCTTCAAGGCGCCGCGGCCCACCCGCTTCCGCCTGCCGGGCGCCAGCGGCGCGGCCACCATCGACATGATGCTCTACGACATGGAGCTCAACGGCCAGGTGAGCGCCCATGACCGCAAGATTGCCCAGAAGCTGGCGCGCGTGCTGACGGGCGGCGACACCAGCCCGTCCGTCCTCGTCACCGAGGAGCGGCTGCTGGAGCTGGAGGCGGAGGCCTTCCTGAGCCTGTGCGGCGAGGAGAAGACCCAGGACCGCCTGCAGCACATGATTGAGAAGGGCAAGCCGCTGCGGAACTGA